Proteins encoded in a region of the Wenzhouxiangella sp. XN201 genome:
- the secG gene encoding preprotein translocase subunit SecG, with protein MYTVLIVFQVLVAAALVAIILVQRGPGATMGAAFGSGASGTVFGSRGATGFLTKLTSWLGVAFFGISLTMAVMVARSGDIGQTVDDLGVAGQIDGPAAEQGEEAAAEDAPETPETEADDEFLEVPVGEEEATDDQSEPEEPPSAG; from the coding sequence ATGTATACGGTTCTGATCGTTTTTCAGGTGTTGGTTGCTGCCGCGTTGGTGGCCATCATACTGGTCCAGAGGGGACCGGGCGCGACCATGGGTGCCGCTTTCGGTTCCGGCGCTTCCGGCACGGTGTTCGGGTCGCGTGGTGCGACCGGGTTCCTGACCAAGCTCACCAGCTGGCTGGGCGTGGCGTTTTTCGGCATCAGTCTGACGATGGCCGTGATGGTGGCGCGCAGCGGCGATATTGGTCAGACCGTCGATGACCTTGGTGTGGCTGGCCAGATAGACGGGCCCGCGGCTGAGCAGGGTGAGGAAGCTGCTGCCGAGGATGCGCCCGAAACGCCCGAGACGGAAGCCGATGATGAATTTCTCGAGGTTCCGGTTGGCGAGGAGGAGGCAACGGATGACCAGTCCGAACCCGAGGAGCCGCCGTCCGCCGGCTGA
- the ndhC gene encoding NADH-quinone oxidoreductase subunit A, with protein sequence MLADYFSILLFLAIALGMGVGLLLVGGILGPRRPSAEKLSPYECGFEAFEDSRMKFDVRFYLVAILFIIFDLEIAFLFPWAVALDAVGMTGLVAMGVFLLILVIGFIYEWKKGALEWE encoded by the coding sequence ATGCTGGCTGACTACTTTTCGATTCTGCTGTTTCTTGCCATTGCCCTGGGCATGGGTGTGGGCCTGCTGCTGGTCGGCGGCATTCTCGGGCCGCGACGCCCCTCCGCTGAAAAGCTCTCGCCCTACGAATGCGGTTTCGAGGCGTTCGAGGACTCGCGCATGAAGTTTGACGTGCGCTTCTACCTGGTCGCCATTCTGTTCATTATTTTCGACCTGGAAATCGCCTTCCTCTTTCCCTGGGCGGTGGCGCTCGACGCCGTCGGCATGACGGGCCTGGTGGCGATGGGCGTGTTCCTGCTGATTCTGGTGATCGGCTTTATTTATGAATGGAAGAAGGGAGCGCTGGAATGGGAATAA
- a CDS encoding NADH-quinone oxidoreductase subunit B yields the protein MGISEIMHNPVPEGQVDDILRPGGDNPLLEKGFVTTSADALINWARTGSMWPVTFGLACCAVEMMHAAASRYDLDRFGMIFRPTPRQSDVMIVAGTLVNKMAPALRKVYDQMPDPKWVISMGSCSNGGGYYHYSYAVTRGCDRIVPVDIYVPGCPPTAEALVYGILQLYKKIRRTHTIARS from the coding sequence ATGGGAATAAGCGAGATCATGCACAACCCGGTTCCCGAGGGCCAGGTTGACGACATTCTGCGCCCCGGCGGCGACAACCCACTGCTCGAGAAGGGGTTCGTGACCACCAGTGCCGATGCGCTGATCAACTGGGCGCGTACCGGATCGATGTGGCCGGTGACCTTCGGCCTGGCTTGCTGCGCCGTGGAAATGATGCATGCGGCCGCTTCGCGCTACGACCTCGACCGCTTCGGCATGATCTTCCGACCCACCCCGCGGCAGTCGGACGTGATGATCGTGGCCGGGACCCTGGTCAACAAGATGGCCCCGGCGCTCAGGAAGGTTTATGACCAGATGCCCGATCCCAAGTGGGTCATTTCCATGGGCTCGTGCTCCAACGGCGGTGGTTACTACCATTATTCCTACGCGGTCACCCGCGGTTGCGACCGCATCGTGCCGGTTGACATCTACGTGCCCGGTTGCCCGCCGACGGCCGAAGCGCTGGTCTACGGCATCCTGCAGCTCTACAAGAAGATCCGCCGCACCCACACCATCGCCCGATCATGA
- a CDS encoding NADH-quinone oxidoreductase subunit C → MTQFSSRNQALAQSLTDILGERIASMTEYRGQLTIEVARDHWLDAAFLLRDEPELAFEQLIDLCGIDYLGYGDDEWETAEATSEGYSRAADALGPGRFSWEERPEAGEIQNRFAAVVQLLSIRHNRRLRLRCFAPDNELPVLPSLIEVWNSVNWYEREAFDLFGIVFEGHPDLRRIMTDYGFIGHPFRKDFPLIGNVTVRYDEDKGRVVYEPVEIEPRVTVARVVRRDSRYIDQKLEGTGS, encoded by the coding sequence ATGACCCAGTTTTCCTCCCGCAACCAGGCGCTGGCCCAGTCGCTGACAGACATTCTCGGCGAGCGCATTGCTTCGATGACCGAATATCGGGGGCAGCTCACGATCGAGGTTGCACGCGATCACTGGCTTGATGCGGCCTTTCTGCTGCGCGACGAACCTGAGCTGGCCTTCGAGCAACTGATCGACTTGTGCGGCATCGACTACCTCGGCTACGGCGATGACGAGTGGGAAACGGCCGAGGCCACCAGCGAGGGATATTCGCGCGCGGCCGATGCGCTCGGGCCGGGTCGGTTTTCCTGGGAAGAGCGCCCGGAAGCCGGTGAAATTCAGAACCGTTTTGCCGCGGTCGTGCAGCTCTTGTCGATCAGGCACAACCGAAGACTGCGTCTGCGCTGCTTTGCGCCGGACAATGAACTGCCGGTGCTGCCCTCGCTGATCGAAGTCTGGAATTCGGTCAACTGGTACGAGCGCGAGGCCTTCGACCTGTTCGGCATCGTCTTCGAGGGGCATCCGGATCTTCGCCGAATCATGACCGATTACGGCTTCATCGGCCATCCGTTCCGCAAGGATTTCCCGCTGATCGGCAACGTCACCGTTCGCTACGACGAGGACAAGGGCCGAGTGGTCTACGAGCCCGTCGAAATCGAGCCGCGCGTGACCGTGGCCCGCGTGGTGCGGCGCGACAGCCGCTACATTGATCAGAAGCTTGAAGGCACAGGATCGTGA
- a CDS encoding NADH-quinone oxidoreductase subunit D, with the protein MSEIRNFTINFGPQHPAAHGVLRLILELDGETVVRADPHVGLLHRATEKLAESKPYNHSIGYMDRLDYVSMMCNEHAYVMAIEKLLDVEAPERALWIRTMFDEITRILNHLMWIGSNALDLGAMAVFLYAFREREHLLDVYEAVSGTRMHATYYRPGGVYRDLPEEMPKVAESRWRKGKDLERMNQWRQGSLLDFIEAFTDDFFDRVDDYETLLTDNRIWKQRTVGIGAVSPERALQLGFTGPMLRSSGVEWDLRKKQPYAKYREVDFDIPVGTNGDCYDRYLVRVEEMRQSAKIIKQCVAWLRDNPGPVIVRDFKVAPPTREEMKDDMEALIHHFKLFTEGYCVPEGETYASVEAPKGEFGCYLVSDGANKPFRVHLRAPGYAHLAAMHEMAQGHMLADIAALIATQDIVFGEIDR; encoded by the coding sequence GTGAGCGAGATTCGCAACTTCACCATCAACTTCGGGCCGCAGCATCCGGCTGCCCACGGCGTGCTGCGACTCATTCTCGAGCTCGACGGCGAAACGGTGGTCCGAGCCGATCCGCATGTCGGCCTGCTTCACCGAGCGACCGAGAAGTTGGCGGAATCCAAGCCCTACAATCACTCGATCGGATACATGGACCGGCTCGATTACGTCTCGATGATGTGTAACGAGCACGCCTATGTCATGGCCATCGAGAAGCTGCTCGACGTCGAGGCACCGGAGCGGGCCCTTTGGATCCGCACCATGTTCGACGAGATCACGCGCATCCTCAATCACCTGATGTGGATCGGCTCGAACGCGCTCGACCTAGGCGCCATGGCGGTCTTTCTCTACGCCTTCCGCGAGCGTGAGCACCTGTTGGATGTCTACGAGGCGGTTTCGGGTACGCGCATGCATGCCACCTACTACCGGCCCGGCGGCGTCTACCGCGACCTGCCCGAGGAAATGCCCAAGGTGGCCGAATCGCGCTGGCGCAAGGGCAAGGATCTCGAGCGGATGAACCAGTGGCGCCAGGGCAGCCTGCTCGATTTCATCGAGGCCTTTACCGACGACTTTTTCGACCGCGTCGACGACTACGAAACCCTGCTGACCGACAACCGTATCTGGAAGCAGCGTACCGTCGGTATCGGAGCAGTCAGCCCCGAACGTGCGCTGCAACTTGGCTTTACCGGCCCGATGCTCAGGAGCAGCGGCGTCGAATGGGATTTGCGCAAGAAGCAGCCCTACGCCAAGTACCGCGAGGTCGATTTCGATATCCCGGTCGGCACCAACGGCGACTGCTACGACCGCTACCTGGTGCGTGTCGAGGAGATGCGCCAGTCGGCGAAGATCATCAAGCAGTGCGTCGCCTGGTTGCGCGACAACCCCGGTCCGGTCATCGTGCGAGATTTCAAGGTAGCCCCGCCGACACGCGAAGAGATGAAGGACGACATGGAAGCACTCATTCATCACTTCAAGCTATTCACCGAGGGCTACTGTGTACCCGAGGGCGAGACCTACGCTTCGGTCGAAGCACCCAAGGGCGAGTTCGGTTGCTACCTGGTATCCGACGGCGCCAACAAGCCTTTCCGCGTGCATTTGCGTGCGCCAGGTTATGCGCATCTCGCGGCAATGCATGAAATGGCCCAGGGTCATATGTTGGCCGACATTGCGGCACTCATCGCCACGCAGGACATTGTGTTCGGAGAAATCGACCGATGA
- the nuoE gene encoding NADH-quinone oxidoreductase subunit NuoE has product MTDNATVSPVAGKAELLDEETRREIDHWRAKFPEGIEGRRSAIIQALVAAQHQNGGWISAELMDAVAEYLEVPPVWTYEVATFYSMIETEPVGRHSISICTNISCSLCGSDKIVEHVEKKLGTRIGETTPDGRIFLKREEECLAACVGAPMMIVDGHYHENLTPEKVDEILDGLE; this is encoded by the coding sequence ATGACGGATAACGCGACTGTCAGCCCGGTTGCCGGCAAGGCTGAGCTACTCGACGAGGAGACTCGCCGTGAAATCGATCACTGGCGGGCCAAGTTCCCGGAGGGTATCGAGGGCCGGCGCTCGGCCATTATTCAGGCCCTGGTGGCCGCCCAGCACCAAAACGGTGGCTGGATCAGTGCTGAATTGATGGATGCCGTGGCGGAATACCTGGAAGTGCCTCCGGTTTGGACCTACGAGGTCGCGACTTTCTATTCGATGATCGAGACCGAGCCGGTCGGCCGTCACTCGATCTCGATCTGCACCAACATCTCGTGCTCGCTCTGCGGCTCGGACAAGATCGTCGAGCACGTCGAGAAGAAGCTCGGCACGCGTATCGGCGAGACCACGCCGGACGGCCGCATCTTTCTCAAGCGCGAGGAAGAGTGCCTGGCCGCCTGCGTCGGCGCCCCGATGATGATCGTCGACGGCCACTACCACGAGAATCTCACGCCCGAGAAAGTCGATGAGATTCTGGATGGGTTGGAGTGA
- the nuoF gene encoding NADH-quinone oxidoreductase subunit NuoF, producing the protein MAEHNVCFTHLDEENCWTLEAYRKHGGWQAWEKILKDKTPQEEIIETVKKSALRGRGGAGFPTGLKWSFMPRSAPGQKYLVCNSDESEPGTCHDRDILRYNPHALLEGMAIAAYSMGATVAFNYLRGEFHHEPFERVEAALKEAYEAGYLGRDIQGSGIDMDIHNLLGAGAYICGEETALMESLEGKKGQPRFKPPFPANFGVYGRPTTINNTETLASVPAILRNGGDWFLELGKPNNGGPKIFSVSGHVAKPGNFEVPLGTPFAELLEMAGGMRDGNKLKGVIPGGSSMPVLPADVMMDLTMDYDAIQKAGSGLGSGAVIVMDETTDMVAACTRIARFYYAESCGQCTPCREGTGWMYRMLKRIMAGQGKMEDLDTLASVTTQIEGHTICAFGEAAAWPVQGFLKHFREEFEYYIEHGRSMVTDSVGEAA; encoded by the coding sequence ATGGCTGAACACAACGTCTGTTTCACACATCTCGACGAAGAGAACTGCTGGACGCTCGAGGCTTATCGCAAGCACGGCGGCTGGCAGGCCTGGGAGAAGATCCTCAAGGACAAGACCCCCCAGGAAGAGATCATCGAGACAGTCAAGAAATCGGCCCTGCGCGGCCGCGGCGGCGCCGGTTTCCCCACTGGCCTGAAGTGGTCGTTCATGCCGCGCTCGGCACCCGGGCAGAAGTACCTGGTGTGCAATTCCGACGAATCCGAACCGGGCACCTGCCACGACCGCGACATTCTGCGCTACAACCCGCACGCGCTGCTCGAGGGCATGGCCATTGCCGCCTACTCGATGGGCGCCACCGTGGCTTTCAATTACCTGCGCGGGGAATTTCATCACGAGCCGTTCGAGCGCGTCGAGGCCGCCCTCAAGGAAGCCTACGAGGCGGGCTACCTCGGCCGGGATATCCAGGGTTCCGGTATCGATATGGATATCCACAACCTGCTCGGTGCCGGCGCCTACATCTGCGGCGAGGAAACCGCGCTGATGGAGTCGCTCGAGGGCAAGAAGGGCCAGCCGCGCTTCAAGCCGCCGTTTCCGGCCAACTTCGGTGTTTACGGGCGTCCGACCACCATCAACAATACCGAGACCCTGGCCTCGGTCCCCGCGATCTTGCGCAACGGCGGTGACTGGTTCCTGGAACTGGGCAAGCCCAACAACGGTGGCCCGAAGATCTTCTCGGTCTCCGGCCACGTGGCCAAACCGGGCAATTTCGAAGTGCCGCTGGGCACGCCGTTTGCCGAGCTGCTGGAAATGGCCGGCGGGATGCGTGACGGCAACAAGCTCAAGGGCGTGATCCCGGGCGGTTCTTCGATGCCGGTGCTGCCGGCCGATGTCATGATGGACCTGACGATGGACTACGACGCCATCCAGAAAGCCGGCTCCGGCCTGGGTTCGGGCGCGGTGATCGTCATGGACGAGACCACCGACATGGTCGCGGCCTGCACCCGTATCGCGCGTTTCTACTACGCCGAATCCTGCGGCCAGTGCACGCCCTGTCGCGAAGGCACGGGCTGGATGTATCGCATGCTCAAGCGAATCATGGCCGGGCAGGGAAAGATGGAAGACCTGGATACGCTGGCATCGGTCACGACGCAGATCGAAGGCCACACCATCTGCGCCTTCGGTGAAGCCGCCGCCTGGCCGGTGCAGGGTTTCCTCAAGCATTTCCGCGAAGAATTTGAGTACTACATTGAACACGGCCGCTCGATGGTGACCGATAGCGTTGGCGAAGCGGCTTAG
- the nuoG gene encoding NADH-quinone oxidoreductase subunit NuoG, giving the protein MATAENKQDDIVTIEVDGRALEAKKGEMIIQVTDRAGIDIPRFCYHHKLSIAANCRMCLVDVEKAPKPLPACATPVADGMKVFTESRRTVDAQRGVMEFLLINHPLDCPICDQGGECELQDLAMGYGRSVSRFTERKRVVRDKNVGPLIETDMTRCIHCTRCVRFLEEIAGTCELGGMSRGEHLEIGTFVERNINSELSGNVIDLCPVGALTNKPFRHTARPWEMRARKSIGTHDCLGSHLFYHTRGSKIMRAVPRDNEAVNECWLADRDRYSHFGLQSADRLTTPQLKVDGQWREASWDEALNAAARALKGAVETHGGSELGVLVSPRATVEEHFLAASMARAMGSENIDHRLRLLDFSHPQAGRGHLDVPKAKIAEADAIVLVGSNIRHEQPILGHRVRTAWRLNGAKIADLNSVAWDFHFDLAERLIVPPQAMVDTFARLAKAAADLTGAKEPEGKLGEFIAARHPEPEVQQVASMLKDADSGVLLLGDQALNHPEAGWLRQIAEWLAQALEVALVVLPGPANSMGAWAAGSVPGSGGLNARAMIEKGRQAYLLWDLEPDFDLADPAASKRALEGAASVVAVTTFDNSVLRETANVLLPLAPLPETAGSWINADGHREWLEAVGKPPGEARPGWKILRRLGELAGADGFDFDTLESVTERALAAEAIDPAHDKLIDPFEAEGETLWRTGEVPLYAGDSLQRRAPALQQTNQAGPTAVRVHPATARRHGLEGAERVRVVQGKASTEMALVIDARVAPGAVGLPVAVCPVSELGAGGGEISLEVSA; this is encoded by the coding sequence ATGGCTACTGCCGAAAACAAACAGGACGATATCGTCACCATCGAGGTCGACGGGCGAGCGCTCGAGGCGAAGAAGGGCGAGATGATCATCCAGGTGACCGACCGTGCCGGGATCGACATTCCGCGTTTCTGTTATCACCACAAGCTGTCGATCGCGGCCAATTGCCGCATGTGCCTGGTCGACGTCGAAAAGGCGCCCAAGCCGCTGCCAGCTTGCGCCACGCCGGTGGCCGACGGTATGAAGGTATTCACCGAGTCGCGCCGTACCGTCGATGCCCAGCGTGGGGTGATGGAATTCCTGCTGATCAACCATCCGCTCGATTGCCCGATCTGCGATCAGGGCGGCGAGTGCGAGCTGCAGGACCTGGCCATGGGCTACGGCCGCTCGGTGTCGCGCTTTACCGAGCGCAAGCGGGTGGTGCGCGACAAAAACGTCGGTCCCCTGATCGAAACCGACATGACCCGCTGCATCCATTGCACGCGCTGTGTGCGCTTCCTCGAGGAAATCGCCGGCACCTGCGAGCTTGGCGGCATGAGCCGCGGTGAACACCTGGAAATCGGCACCTTCGTCGAGCGCAATATCAACTCCGAGCTGTCGGGTAACGTCATCGACCTGTGTCCGGTCGGCGCGCTGACCAACAAGCCGTTCCGGCACACCGCGCGGCCGTGGGAAATGCGTGCGCGCAAGTCCATCGGCACGCATGACTGCCTGGGTTCGCACTTGTTCTATCACACGCGTGGGTCGAAGATCATGCGCGCCGTGCCGCGCGACAACGAAGCGGTCAACGAGTGCTGGCTGGCCGACCGCGACCGCTACAGCCACTTCGGCCTGCAGTCGGCCGATCGCCTGACCACGCCGCAGCTCAAGGTCGACGGGCAATGGCGCGAAGCGAGCTGGGACGAGGCGCTCAATGCCGCCGCCCGCGCACTCAAGGGCGCCGTCGAGACGCATGGCGGCTCGGAGCTGGGCGTGCTGGTCTCCCCGCGGGCCACTGTGGAAGAGCACTTCCTTGCGGCCAGCATGGCGCGCGCCATGGGCAGCGAGAATATCGATCACCGTCTGCGCCTGCTCGACTTCTCACATCCGCAAGCCGGCCGTGGCCATCTCGATGTGCCGAAGGCAAAGATCGCCGAAGCCGATGCCATCGTTCTGGTCGGCAGCAATATCCGTCACGAACAGCCGATCCTCGGCCATCGTGTGCGTACGGCCTGGCGCCTCAACGGCGCGAAGATCGCCGATCTCAACAGCGTGGCCTGGGACTTTCATTTTGACCTGGCCGAGCGCCTGATCGTGCCGCCGCAGGCGATGGTCGACACCTTCGCCCGGCTGGCCAAGGCCGCCGCCGACCTGACCGGTGCGAAGGAGCCCGAGGGCAAGCTGGGCGAGTTCATCGCCGCGCGCCATCCCGAGCCGGAAGTCCAGCAGGTCGCGAGCATGCTCAAGGACGCCGACTCCGGCGTGCTGCTGCTCGGCGACCAGGCGCTCAATCACCCCGAGGCCGGCTGGCTGCGACAGATTGCCGAGTGGCTGGCCCAAGCGCTGGAAGTCGCCCTGGTGGTGCTGCCCGGCCCGGCCAACAGCATGGGCGCCTGGGCTGCCGGCAGCGTGCCGGGGTCCGGTGGGCTCAATGCCCGCGCCATGATCGAGAAGGGCCGGCAGGCCTACCTGCTGTGGGATCTCGAGCCTGATTTCGACCTGGCCGATCCGGCTGCATCGAAGCGGGCGCTCGAAGGCGCGGCCTCGGTGGTTGCGGTCACGACTTTTGACAACAGCGTATTGCGCGAAACGGCCAATGTGCTGTTGCCGCTGGCGCCGCTGCCCGAGACCGCCGGCAGCTGGATCAATGCCGACGGTCATCGCGAATGGCTCGAAGCGGTCGGAAAACCCCCTGGCGAAGCCCGTCCAGGCTGGAAAATCCTGCGCCGACTGGGTGAGCTGGCCGGTGCCGATGGCTTCGATTTTGACACGCTCGAGTCCGTGACCGAGCGGGCGCTGGCGGCCGAAGCAATCGATCCCGCGCATGACAAACTCATCGACCCGTTCGAGGCCGAGGGTGAAACGCTGTGGCGAACGGGTGAAGTGCCGCTCTATGCCGGCGACAGCCTGCAGCGCCGAGCGCCGGCGTTGCAGCAAACCAATCAGGCAGGCCCGACCGCGGTACGTGTCCATCCGGCCACGGCGCGACGCCACGGCCTGGAAGGCGCCGAGCGGGTACGCGTTGTCCAGGGCAAAGCCAGCACCGAAATGGCGCTGGTCATCGACGCCCGTGTTGCTCCCGGCGCGGTCGGCTTGCCGGTGGCCGTCTGTCCGGTCAGCGAACTGGGCGCCGGTGGTGGCGAGATCAGCCTGGAGGTGTCGGCATGA
- the nuoH gene encoding NADH-quinone oxidoreductase subunit NuoH, protein MTEQLTTLLWTVTKIMLIIFPVTIAVAYYTYFERKVLGYMHARRGPNRIGPLGLLQPFADVVKMLFKELIVPANSSKFLFVLAPLLSLAPALTAWAVVPFDDWLVLADIDAGLLLVLALTSMGVYGILLGGWASNSKYALMGGLRAAAQTVSYEIAMGFALVGVIVLAGTLNLTAIVEAQSGNIFTWYWLPLLPLFVIYFVSGVAETNRAPFDVAEGESEIVAGFHVEYSGAGFAVFFLAEYANMILISALAALLFMGGWLSPFAGLPVVGDTLLGEGGVHWFLAKTAFFCFLFLWFRATFPRYRYDQIMRLGWKVFIPITIVWIMVAGVFRVMGWFGG, encoded by the coding sequence ATGACCGAGCAGTTGACCACCCTGCTGTGGACCGTAACGAAGATCATGCTGATCATCTTCCCGGTCACCATCGCCGTGGCCTACTACACCTATTTCGAACGCAAGGTGCTCGGCTACATGCATGCCCGCCGCGGCCCGAACCGCATCGGTCCGTTGGGGCTGCTGCAGCCCTTTGCCGACGTGGTGAAGATGCTGTTCAAGGAACTGATTGTTCCGGCCAACTCCAGCAAGTTCCTGTTCGTGCTTGCCCCGCTGCTGTCGCTGGCACCGGCCCTGACCGCCTGGGCCGTTGTGCCGTTCGATGACTGGCTGGTGTTGGCCGACATCGATGCCGGGCTCCTGCTGGTGCTGGCGCTGACCTCGATGGGTGTCTATGGCATCCTGCTCGGCGGTTGGGCGTCGAACTCCAAGTACGCGCTCATGGGGGGGCTGCGCGCGGCCGCTCAGACGGTTTCCTACGAAATTGCAATGGGCTTTGCCCTGGTCGGCGTGATCGTGCTGGCCGGCACGCTCAATCTGACTGCGATCGTCGAAGCCCAGTCCGGCAACATCTTCACCTGGTACTGGCTGCCGCTACTGCCACTGTTCGTGATCTACTTCGTTTCCGGCGTGGCCGAGACCAACCGTGCGCCCTTTGACGTGGCCGAGGGTGAATCGGAGATCGTGGCCGGATTTCACGTCGAATACTCCGGTGCCGGCTTTGCCGTGTTCTTCCTGGCCGAGTACGCCAACATGATCCTGATCTCGGCGCTGGCGGCGCTGCTGTTCATGGGTGGCTGGCTGTCGCCGTTCGCCGGCCTCCCGGTCGTGGGCGACACGCTCCTCGGCGAGGGCGGCGTGCACTGGTTCCTGGCCAAAACGGCTTTCTTCTGCTTCCTGTTCCTGTGGTTCCGGGCAACCTTCCCGCGCTATCGCTATGACCAGATCATGCGCCTGGGCTGGAAGGTCTTCATTCCGATTACCATCGTGTGGATCATGGTCGCCGGCGTGTTTCGCGTGATGGGCTGGTTCGGAGGCTGA
- the nuoI gene encoding NADH-quinone oxidoreductase subunit NuoI: MQAITRYLRSLMLLELFRGMAVTWRFGVAPRDTLNYPEEKTPKSPRYRGLHALRRYPNGEERCIACKLCEAVCPALAITIESHNRDDNTRRTTRYDIDLFKCIYCGFCEESCPVDSIVLTDIGEYHMEHKSEKVVDKQQLLAIGDRFEESIAANRAQDAPFR; the protein is encoded by the coding sequence ATGCAAGCGATTACCCGATATCTTCGTTCGCTGATGCTGCTCGAGCTGTTTCGCGGCATGGCGGTGACCTGGCGCTTCGGCGTGGCGCCCAGGGATACACTCAACTATCCGGAAGAAAAGACACCCAAGTCACCGCGCTATCGCGGTCTGCATGCGTTGCGACGCTATCCGAACGGTGAAGAGCGTTGCATTGCCTGCAAGCTCTGCGAGGCGGTCTGCCCGGCCCTGGCGATCACGATCGAGTCACACAATCGTGACGATAACACCCGGCGTACGACCCGGTATGACATCGACCTGTTCAAGTGCATCTACTGCGGTTTCTGCGAGGAGTCCTGCCCGGTCGACTCGATCGTGCTCACGGACATCGGTGAGTACCACATGGAGCACAAGTCGGAAAAGGTGGTCGACAAGCAGCAACTGCTGGCCATCGGCGATCGCTTCGAGGAAAGCATCGCTGCCAACCGCGCGCAAGACGCTCCTTTCCGTTAA
- a CDS encoding NADH-quinone oxidoreductase subunit J, producing MPIIEIVFYLFSTVLVLSALSVITVGNPIHAVLFLILSFFSAACIWVLLQAEFLAITLVLVYVGAVMVLFLFVVMMLDVNVTPVKEGFTRYLPAGVLVALAMAVQLFLVVWTRGMEAVPLPAAEGDDYSHTSAIGELLYTEYLYAFEIAAVLLLVAIIAAIALTHRRRPESRRQDPSRQVRVKRDERLRVVKMKSEGEDA from the coding sequence ATGCCAATCATCGAAATCGTCTTTTACCTGTTCAGTACCGTCCTGGTCCTCTCGGCGCTCAGTGTCATCACGGTGGGCAACCCGATTCATGCGGTACTGTTTCTTATACTCAGTTTCTTCTCGGCAGCCTGCATCTGGGTGCTGCTGCAGGCCGAGTTCCTGGCCATCACGCTGGTGCTCGTCTACGTCGGTGCGGTCATGGTGCTGTTCCTTTTCGTCGTGATGATGCTCGACGTCAATGTCACGCCGGTCAAGGAAGGCTTTACCCGCTACCTGCCTGCTGGAGTGCTGGTGGCGCTGGCCATGGCCGTCCAGTTGTTCCTGGTGGTCTGGACGCGCGGCATGGAGGCCGTTCCGCTACCCGCGGCCGAGGGTGACGACTACAGTCACACCAGCGCGATCGGTGAGCTGCTCTATACCGAATATCTCTACGCCTTCGAAATTGCAGCCGTACTGCTGCTGGTTGCCATCATTGCAGCTATTGCACTGACCCATCGCCGGCGTCCGGAGAGTAGACGCCAGGATCCGAGTCGCCAGGTGCGTGTCAAGCGCGACGAGCGCCTGCGCGTGGTCAAGATGAAAAGCGAAGGGGAGGATGCCTGA
- the nuoK gene encoding NADH-quinone oxidoreductase subunit NuoK codes for MLTLAHFITLGAVLFCIAVAGIFLNRKNVLILLMCIELMLLAVNMNFIAFSRFLDVLDGQVFVFFILTVAAAEAAIGLALLVVLFRNRRSISVEDIADLKG; via the coding sequence ATGCTGACACTGGCGCATTTCATCACCCTTGGTGCGGTCCTTTTCTGCATTGCCGTGGCCGGTATTTTTCTCAATCGAAAGAACGTGCTCATTTTGCTGATGTGCATCGAGTTGATGCTGTTGGCGGTGAACATGAATTTCATTGCTTTTTCCCGCTTCCTCGATGTGCTCGACGGCCAGGTGTTCGTGTTCTTCATCCTGACCGTGGCCGCGGCCGAGGCCGCCATCGGCCTGGCGCTGCTGGTGGTGCTGTTCAGAAACCGCCGCTCGATCAGCGTCGAGGATATCGCCGACCTTAAGGGTTAA